A part of Microbacterium terregens genomic DNA contains:
- the moaA gene encoding GTP 3',8-cyclase MoaA, whose protein sequence is MSTLLLGMPRIHRDPSSAPDTAGRPDTADLVDRFGRVAHDLRISVTEKCSLRCTYCMPAEGLPSIPKSDLLTAEEIARLVGIAGRDLGIREVRFTGGEPLTRADLVDIVARSAAAAPGLDLSMTTNGIGLDKVAARLVDAGLGRVNVSIDTIDREHFARLTRRDRLPAVLAGIDGAVRAGLGPIKLNAVLMRETLDDAPALLAWAVERGLRLRFIEQMPLDADAAWRRANMVPAAELLEVLSRRFTLTEPGRDDPSAPAEEWRVDGGPATVGIIASVTRSFCSACDRTRVTAEGTVRSCLFGDDETDLRTLLRGGASDQDIADRWRAAMWGKQAGHGISDPGFVPPERSMGAIGG, encoded by the coding sequence ATGTCGACCCTCCTGCTCGGGATGCCGCGGATCCACCGCGATCCCTCGAGCGCGCCCGATACGGCCGGGCGTCCGGACACGGCCGACCTGGTCGATCGCTTCGGTCGCGTCGCCCACGACCTGCGCATCTCGGTGACCGAGAAGTGCTCTCTGCGCTGCACGTACTGCATGCCCGCCGAAGGGCTGCCCAGCATCCCGAAGAGCGACCTGCTCACTGCCGAGGAGATCGCGCGCCTGGTGGGCATCGCGGGCCGCGATCTCGGCATCCGTGAAGTGCGATTCACGGGCGGCGAGCCTCTGACCCGCGCCGACCTGGTCGACATCGTCGCGCGATCCGCGGCGGCGGCGCCGGGGCTGGATCTGTCGATGACCACGAACGGCATCGGCCTCGACAAGGTCGCCGCGCGCCTCGTCGACGCCGGACTCGGCCGGGTCAACGTCTCGATCGACACCATCGACCGGGAGCACTTCGCGCGGCTGACGCGGCGGGACCGCCTTCCGGCGGTCCTGGCCGGCATCGACGGCGCTGTTCGCGCCGGGCTCGGCCCGATCAAGCTCAACGCGGTCCTCATGCGCGAAACGCTCGACGACGCTCCCGCGCTCCTGGCCTGGGCGGTCGAGCGCGGGCTGCGCCTGCGGTTCATCGAGCAGATGCCGTTGGATGCCGACGCCGCCTGGCGGCGCGCGAACATGGTGCCCGCGGCCGAGCTGCTCGAGGTGCTGTCCCGGCGCTTCACCCTGACCGAACCGGGGCGCGACGACCCCTCCGCGCCCGCCGAGGAGTGGCGTGTCGACGGTGGTCCCGCGACGGTCGGCATCATCGCGTCCGTCACGCGCTCGTTCTGCTCCGCGTGCGACCGGACGCGGGTCACCGCCGAGGGCACCGTGCGATCGTGCCTGTTCGGCGACGACGAGACCGACCTGCGCACCCTGCTGCGCGGTGGCGCGAGCGATCAGGACATCGCAGACCGGTGGCGCGCGGCGATGTGGGGCAAGCAGGCCGGCCACGGCATCTCCGACCCGGGATTCGTGCCGCCCGAGCGTTCGATGGGAGCTATCGGTGGCTGA
- a CDS encoding molybdopterin-dependent oxidoreductase produces MSFITRGFSGRRGERDPRLPPGQTLVSDWPVLSAGPTPHVDTADWEFSVRTENGAQRWSWDELRALGIEDITTDIHCVTHWTKLEMPWRGVPLDKIWESVQTEHEYVMAHSYGGYTTNVPLEDLLDGKSWIAFEADGEPLDPEHGGPARLLVPHLYFWKSAKWVRGLVTMPTDDPGFWEQNGYHLHGDPWLEERYW; encoded by the coding sequence ATGTCTTTCATCACTCGAGGCTTCTCCGGCCGCCGCGGCGAGCGCGATCCGCGGTTGCCTCCGGGCCAGACGCTCGTCAGCGACTGGCCGGTGCTCTCGGCCGGTCCGACCCCCCACGTCGACACCGCCGACTGGGAGTTCTCCGTCCGCACCGAGAACGGCGCGCAACGATGGAGCTGGGACGAGCTGCGCGCCCTGGGCATCGAGGACATCACCACCGATATCCACTGCGTCACGCACTGGACCAAACTCGAGATGCCGTGGCGCGGTGTCCCGCTCGACAAGATCTGGGAGAGCGTCCAGACCGAGCACGAGTACGTCATGGCCCACTCCTACGGCGGCTATACGACGAACGTCCCCCTGGAGGATCTGCTCGACGGAAAGAGCTGGATCGCGTTCGAGGCCGACGGAGAGCCGCTGGATCCCGAGCACGGCGGACCGGCACGGCTGCTGGTGCCCCACCTGTACTTCTGGAAGAGCGCGAAGTGGGTGCGGGGGCTGGTGACGATGCCCACCGACGATCCGGGATTCTGGGAGCAGAACGGCTACCACCTGCACGGCGACCCGTGGCTGGAGGAGCGGTACTGGTGA
- a CDS encoding FAD-binding oxidoreductase, producing the protein MSGPAPADAPPAKVHRQAAWHAATVVTSLPETPTARRIELDVPTWPGNDAGSHLDVRLTAPDGYQATRSYSIASAGEGTRVLLAVDELPDGEVSPFLVHDLRAGDQLELHGPLGAYFVWAPPPAGEMSRPVQLIAGGSGVVPLFSMATAHAEARDATEFRLLYSVRTPQDVFFRSELEALAAAAPALWLDFVYTRKAPDGWPTPPGRITREMLDAATLPAASDPLVFVCGPTPFVEAVAEWLIEAGHRPGNVRTERFGGS; encoded by the coding sequence GTGAGCGGGCCGGCGCCGGCGGACGCGCCGCCCGCGAAGGTGCACCGGCAGGCGGCCTGGCATGCGGCGACCGTGGTCACTTCGCTGCCCGAGACCCCGACGGCACGGCGCATCGAGTTGGACGTGCCGACGTGGCCGGGCAACGACGCCGGATCCCACCTGGACGTGCGCTTGACCGCACCCGACGGATACCAGGCGACCCGGTCGTACTCGATCGCTTCCGCTGGCGAGGGCACCCGCGTCCTGCTCGCCGTCGACGAGCTGCCCGACGGCGAAGTCTCGCCGTTCCTGGTGCACGATCTGCGCGCGGGCGACCAGCTGGAGCTGCACGGGCCGCTCGGCGCGTATTTCGTGTGGGCACCGCCCCCGGCGGGCGAGATGTCCCGACCCGTGCAGCTCATCGCCGGCGGCTCGGGCGTGGTCCCACTCTTCTCGATGGCGACCGCGCACGCGGAGGCGCGCGATGCGACCGAGTTCCGCCTCCTGTACTCGGTGCGCACGCCGCAGGACGTGTTCTTCCGCTCCGAGCTCGAGGCGCTCGCCGCCGCCGCGCCCGCGCTGTGGCTTGATTTCGTCTACACGCGCAAGGCTCCCGACGGATGGCCGACCCCGCCCGGCCGGATCACGCGCGAGATGCTCGATGCCGCGACGCTGCCCGCGGCATCCGACCCGCTGGTGTTCGTCTGCGGTCCCACGCCGTTCGTCGAGGCGGTGGCGGAGTGGCTGATCGAGGCCGGGCACCGGCCCGGCAATGTGCGCACGGAAAGATTCGGAGGTTCGTGA
- a CDS encoding DUF6510 family protein, with product MTKLDGNVLAGRLVDMLGWDATGADARCTTCGTHGMIAVAVVYATAMGTVARCSTCDGVLATFVEGDGGRAWFGMPGISALEVSR from the coding sequence ATGACCAAGTTGGATGGAAACGTCCTGGCCGGGCGCCTTGTCGACATGCTCGGCTGGGATGCCACCGGCGCTGACGCGCGCTGCACGACGTGCGGCACGCACGGGATGATCGCCGTCGCGGTCGTCTACGCGACCGCGATGGGCACGGTGGCACGCTGCAGCACCTGCGACGGCGTTCTGGCGACCTTCGTCGAAGGCGACGGTGGTCGCGCATGGTTCGGGATGCCGGGGATCAGCGCCCTGGAGGTGAGCCGCTGA
- a CDS encoding heme-degrading domain-containing protein has translation MAELPVFTVEDLEVVPPFDRPVFDNDDAVTLGLLAVEMIRKQGANLAVRIVLRGDEVFLAKLGTTGPANDVWLAGKAAVAERFGEPSLLVRRRHEAAGTPFQDRTDIDHAVFRAHGGAVPIFVSGEVVGTITMSGEPDVIDHAIAAETLRRFRSL, from the coding sequence ATGGCGGAGCTTCCGGTGTTCACCGTCGAGGATCTCGAGGTGGTCCCTCCGTTCGATCGTCCCGTGTTCGACAACGACGACGCCGTCACGCTCGGCCTCCTCGCCGTCGAGATGATCCGCAAGCAGGGCGCGAATCTCGCCGTGCGCATCGTGCTGCGAGGAGACGAGGTGTTCCTCGCCAAGCTGGGCACCACCGGCCCGGCCAACGATGTCTGGCTGGCGGGAAAGGCAGCGGTGGCGGAGAGGTTCGGCGAGCCGTCGTTGCTGGTGCGGCGGCGGCATGAAGCGGCCGGCACGCCGTTCCAGGATCGGACGGACATCGACCACGCCGTCTTCCGCGCCCACGGCGGAGCGGTGCCGATCTTCGTCTCGGGAGAGGTCGTCGGCACGATCACGATGTCGGGTGAGCCGGACGTGATCGACCACGCGATCGCCGCGGAGACGCTGAGGCGCTTCCGCTCCCTCTGA
- a CDS encoding VOC family protein encodes MDWKIELIFVPVTDVDRAKEFYSRVGFVADHDQVPFDGLRFVQMTPRGSACSIAFGEGLGIELEPGQQNTIQVVVPDADEALAHLRSLGVDASGVDDQAWGRFVTFDDLDGNTWTLQELPARD; translated from the coding sequence ATGGACTGGAAGATCGAACTCATCTTCGTGCCGGTGACCGACGTGGACCGCGCGAAGGAGTTCTACAGCAGGGTCGGCTTCGTCGCCGATCACGACCAGGTGCCGTTCGACGGACTTCGGTTCGTGCAGATGACGCCTCGAGGATCGGCATGCTCGATCGCCTTCGGGGAGGGCCTCGGCATCGAACTGGAACCGGGCCAGCAGAACACGATTCAGGTTGTCGTGCCGGACGCAGACGAGGCGCTGGCGCACCTTCGCTCCCTCGGCGTCGATGCGAGCGGCGTCGACGATCAGGCCTGGGGCCGCTTCGTGACCTTCGACGACCTTGACGGGAACACCTGGACCCTGCAGGAACTGCCGGCCCGCGACTGA
- a CDS encoding DUF3817 domain-containing protein: MFHAPRNLFRTLAVAEAVSWTLLITGLILRATLDIPVAVAIGGGIHGFVFLSYAATAILVAKNQRWGAAPTAIAVVSAIIPYATIPTELWLARSGRLSGAWRIAESDDPRDAAWHDRLLRVLLRRPWILALLLAAGVIVVFAVLLILGPPGGRE, from the coding sequence GTGTTCCACGCACCCCGCAACCTGTTTCGCACACTCGCGGTCGCCGAGGCCGTCTCGTGGACGCTGCTGATCACCGGGCTGATCCTCCGGGCGACCCTCGACATCCCCGTGGCCGTCGCGATCGGCGGCGGCATCCACGGATTCGTCTTCCTGTCCTACGCCGCGACCGCCATCCTGGTCGCCAAGAATCAGCGATGGGGCGCAGCGCCCACCGCCATCGCGGTCGTCAGCGCGATCATCCCCTACGCGACCATCCCCACCGAGCTCTGGCTCGCCCGCAGCGGACGCCTCTCCGGAGCGTGGAGAATCGCGGAATCCGACGACCCACGCGACGCCGCATGGCACGACCGACTCCTGCGGGTGCTGCTGCGCCGTCCGTGGATCCTGGCGCTTCTGCTCGCGGCCGGCGTGATCGTGGTCTTCGCGGTGCTGCTGATTCTCGGCCCGCCGGGAGGACGCGAGTAG
- a CDS encoding EI24 domain-containing protein yields the protein MREFIRGMGLLGRGFAYWRRKPRLMALGLIPAAIVGFLLLAGLIALGVALPTVTVAITPWADGWPGLWATVMRITVGTAMVGAALVLVAVSFTALTLIVGEPFYERIWRSVEHDLGDSEIDARYGFWQSVRDGAGLLVRGILVAICAALAGLIPVVGGVLGTVLAVLLTGWLLADELSSRALSARGMDRRQRRQLLRAHRARVLGFGVATQLCFLVPLGAVATMPAAVAGSTALARSLLEPRSLVR from the coding sequence ATGCGCGAGTTCATCCGAGGCATGGGTCTGCTGGGGCGCGGGTTCGCCTACTGGCGTCGCAAGCCCCGACTCATGGCACTGGGGTTGATCCCCGCCGCGATCGTCGGGTTTCTGCTGCTGGCAGGGCTCATCGCGCTGGGCGTCGCGCTGCCCACGGTCACGGTCGCGATCACGCCGTGGGCTGACGGATGGCCGGGTCTGTGGGCGACGGTGATGCGCATCACCGTCGGAACGGCCATGGTCGGTGCCGCCCTCGTCCTGGTGGCCGTGTCGTTCACCGCGCTCACGCTCATCGTCGGCGAACCGTTCTACGAGCGGATCTGGCGATCGGTCGAACACGACCTGGGCGACTCCGAGATCGACGCCCGCTACGGATTCTGGCAGTCGGTGCGCGATGGTGCAGGACTGCTGGTGCGCGGGATCCTGGTCGCCATCTGCGCGGCGCTGGCCGGGTTGATCCCCGTGGTGGGTGGTGTCCTCGGCACCGTCCTGGCCGTGCTGCTGACCGGCTGGCTGCTGGCCGACGAGCTCTCGTCGCGGGCGCTGTCCGCACGCGGCATGGACCGCCGCCAGCGGCGGCAGCTGCTGCGTGCGCACCGTGCACGCGTGCTGGGATTCGGCGTCGCCACGCAGCTGTGCTTCCTGGTGCCCCTCGGGGCGGTCGCCACGATGCCGGCCGCCGTCGCAGGCTCGACGGCTCTGGCCCGCTCGCTGCTGGAGCCGCGGTCCCTCGTGCGCTGA
- a CDS encoding ATP-dependent Clp protease ATP-binding subunit, with product MPQDFTPQDGENGSSAFDEFLARYLDGERARASRSIDLTRFLSLRTQQFLQQAGAFALERGQRELDALHVLRILVSEAPAKDAVERIGADPAAIARAAEQRLPQTSDPADVEGAVITPSVQRALFHAFQVARSSGSTYVDPEHLFFALVLGQDAPAGQILAQAGVTADALLQGARETVTPTGEPVAEQGQDAAASETPMLDKFGTDLTALARAGSLDPVIGREDEIEQTIEILSRRTKNNPVLVGEAGVGKTAIVEGLAQAIIANAVPEQLRDKRVVSLDLPAMLAGTRYRGDFEERLTALMDEVSGLAGELILFIDEVHTVVGAGGGGGDGSMDAGNILKPRLARGDLHLVGATTLKEYRVIEKDPALERRFQPVRVSEPSLEDAVLILRGLRPAYEEHHAVTFTDDALRAAVELSDRYVSDRVLPDKAIDLIDQAGARLRLRLGVKVDVSALMARLGELEADKNAAVGAEKYEEASRIRDQIAEVQGRLDAATSQPAPTAVVDEPEIAAVISRATGIPVQRLTETDRERLAALEDELHARVIGQDDAVTAVAKAVRRNRTGMGDSRRPVGSFLFLGPTGVGKTELAKALAASLYDDPSTGTGTGGNVIRFDMSEFGERHTVSRLVGAPPGYVGYDEAGQLTERVRRNPYSIVLFDEIEKAHPDVFNLLLQVLDDGRLTDGQGRTVDFRNTVIVMTSNIGSEFLASRSGAIGFVADGGGETGFGSEKDLRDRVMGKLREAMRPEFINRIDEIVLFRKLAREQLREIVRLMLGTTEQRLAGREVTLEITDAAIDWLVENGYEPEYGARPLRRLIQREVDDRIAELFVSGQLADGGAVTVDAADGGVTVWSAQVLPAAA from the coding sequence ATGCCCCAAGACTTCACACCCCAGGACGGCGAGAACGGCTCGAGTGCGTTCGACGAGTTCCTCGCGCGCTACCTCGACGGCGAGCGCGCCCGCGCGTCACGGTCCATCGACCTGACGCGGTTCCTCAGTCTGCGCACGCAGCAGTTCCTGCAGCAGGCCGGCGCGTTCGCGCTCGAGCGCGGTCAGCGTGAGCTGGACGCCCTGCACGTCCTGCGCATCCTCGTGAGCGAGGCCCCCGCCAAGGACGCGGTGGAGCGCATCGGTGCCGACCCGGCCGCGATCGCGCGTGCCGCGGAGCAGCGTCTGCCGCAGACATCCGACCCGGCCGACGTCGAAGGCGCCGTGATCACCCCCTCCGTGCAGCGCGCGCTGTTCCACGCGTTCCAGGTGGCGCGTTCGTCGGGCTCGACCTACGTGGACCCCGAACACCTCTTCTTCGCGCTCGTGCTCGGCCAGGATGCACCGGCCGGACAGATTCTCGCTCAGGCGGGCGTCACGGCCGACGCACTCCTGCAGGGCGCTCGCGAGACCGTGACTCCCACCGGTGAGCCGGTGGCAGAGCAGGGTCAGGATGCCGCGGCATCCGAAACGCCCATGCTCGACAAGTTCGGCACCGACCTGACCGCGCTCGCGCGCGCCGGTTCGCTGGACCCGGTCATCGGTCGCGAGGACGAGATCGAGCAGACCATCGAGATCCTGAGCCGCCGCACCAAGAACAACCCGGTGCTGGTGGGCGAGGCCGGCGTCGGCAAGACGGCGATCGTCGAGGGTCTGGCGCAGGCGATCATCGCGAATGCGGTGCCCGAGCAGCTGCGCGACAAGCGTGTCGTGTCGCTGGACCTGCCCGCCATGCTCGCCGGTACCCGGTACCGTGGCGACTTCGAAGAGCGCCTCACCGCCCTGATGGACGAGGTCTCCGGCCTGGCCGGTGAGCTCATCCTGTTCATCGACGAGGTGCACACCGTCGTCGGTGCGGGCGGTGGCGGCGGTGATGGCTCAATGGATGCCGGAAACATCCTGAAGCCGCGCTTGGCGCGCGGGGATCTTCACCTGGTCGGTGCGACCACCCTCAAGGAGTATCGCGTCATCGAGAAGGACCCGGCACTCGAGCGGCGGTTCCAGCCGGTTCGTGTCTCGGAGCCGAGCCTGGAGGATGCCGTGCTGATCCTGCGCGGACTCCGGCCCGCCTACGAGGAGCACCACGCCGTCACGTTCACGGACGACGCCCTGCGCGCCGCCGTCGAACTGAGCGACCGCTACGTCTCGGACCGCGTCCTGCCCGACAAGGCCATCGATCTGATCGACCAGGCCGGCGCGAGACTGCGCCTCCGGCTCGGTGTCAAGGTCGATGTCTCGGCGCTGATGGCCCGGCTCGGTGAGCTGGAGGCCGACAAGAACGCTGCCGTGGGAGCGGAGAAGTACGAAGAGGCATCGCGCATCCGCGACCAGATCGCGGAGGTCCAGGGCCGCCTGGACGCGGCCACCTCACAGCCCGCACCGACCGCGGTCGTGGACGAGCCGGAGATCGCCGCCGTGATCAGCCGCGCCACCGGGATTCCGGTGCAGCGGCTGACCGAGACCGACCGCGAGCGCCTCGCCGCCCTTGAGGACGAGCTGCACGCGCGCGTGATCGGCCAGGACGATGCGGTGACCGCGGTGGCCAAGGCCGTGCGTCGCAACCGCACCGGGATGGGCGACTCGCGCCGGCCGGTCGGATCCTTCCTGTTCCTCGGACCCACCGGCGTGGGCAAGACGGAGCTCGCGAAGGCTCTCGCGGCGAGCCTGTACGACGACCCCTCGACGGGTACGGGTACGGGCGGAAACGTGATCCGGTTCGACATGAGCGAGTTCGGCGAGCGGCACACCGTCTCGCGGCTCGTCGGTGCCCCTCCGGGATATGTCGGCTACGACGAGGCGGGCCAGCTCACCGAACGCGTGCGGCGCAACCCGTACTCGATCGTGCTGTTCGATGAGATCGAGAAGGCACACCCTGACGTGTTCAACCTGCTCCTGCAGGTGCTCGACGACGGCCGGCTGACCGACGGTCAGGGTCGCACCGTCGACTTCCGCAACACCGTCATCGTGATGACCTCGAACATCGGAAGCGAGTTCCTCGCATCCCGCTCGGGTGCGATCGGGTTCGTCGCGGACGGCGGCGGTGAGACCGGCTTCGGCAGCGAGAAGGACCTGCGCGATCGCGTCATGGGCAAGCTCCGTGAGGCGATGCGCCCCGAGTTCATCAACCGCATCGACGAGATCGTGCTCTTCCGCAAGCTCGCGCGCGAGCAGCTGCGCGAGATCGTGCGGCTCATGCTCGGGACGACCGAGCAGCGGCTCGCCGGACGCGAGGTCACGCTCGAGATCACGGATGCCGCGATCGACTGGCTCGTGGAGAACGGGTACGAGCCCGAGTACGGGGCTCGTCCGCTCCGCCGCCTGATCCAGCGCGAGGTGGACGACCGGATCGCCGAACTCTTCGTCAGCGGCCAGCTCGCCGACGGGGGAGCAGTGACGGTCGATGCGGCCGACGGTGGGGTCACCGTCTGGAGCGCGCAGGTGCTCCCGGCTGCGGCCTGA
- a CDS encoding UBP-type zinc finger domain-containing protein, with translation MTELSEFIDPRVPPSGDGCVECDETGSWWVHLRRCALCGHIGCCDDSLNKHASAHFRATGHRIMRSYEPGEDWFWDYVTNDYARGPRLAPPESHPANQTVPGPAERVPADWRDLLAAADRAS, from the coding sequence ATGACCGAGCTCTCCGAGTTCATCGATCCGCGCGTTCCGCCGAGCGGCGACGGCTGCGTGGAATGCGACGAGACCGGCTCGTGGTGGGTTCATCTGCGGCGCTGCGCGCTGTGCGGACACATCGGCTGCTGTGACGACTCCCTGAACAAGCACGCATCGGCGCACTTCCGCGCCACGGGACACCGCATCATGCGCAGTTACGAACCGGGCGAGGACTGGTTCTGGGACTACGTCACGAACGACTACGCGCGCGGTCCGCGGCTCGCACCACCCGAGAGCCACCCCGCGAACCAGACCGTTCCAGGCCCGGCGGAGCGGGTACCGGCCGACTGGCGCGACCTTCTCGCTGCCGCAGACCGGGCGAGCTGA
- a CDS encoding Dyp-type peroxidase codes for MSTGDTRDRVPIEPQSIDAPLSRAAVFLTVVLSDAAGAADQVRSALGDVGGLVRAVGFRDLGGRLSCNVGIGHDVWSAVTGMPMPAQLHAFVSVTGGTYTAPATPGDLFFHIRADRADMCFEFERLLLHALGGAVTVADETIGFRYFDSRDLLGFVDGTENPTGSKMAHWTLVGDDDPPHAGGSYLVVQKYLHALDAWQALSTEVQEQIIGRTKADNVELDDATLPRPSHKGLTTIVDANGEEHDILRDNMPFGRPGQGEFGTYFIGYSKDLWVIEQMLSNMFLGDPVGSYDRILDVSTAVTGGTFFAPANDVLDSFGD; via the coding sequence ATGAGCACGGGGGACACACGCGATCGAGTGCCGATCGAACCGCAGAGCATCGACGCACCGCTCTCACGCGCCGCCGTGTTCCTGACCGTGGTGCTCTCGGATGCGGCCGGCGCGGCCGACCAGGTCCGATCGGCGCTGGGGGACGTCGGCGGTCTCGTACGCGCGGTGGGGTTCCGCGACCTCGGCGGCCGCCTCTCGTGCAACGTCGGCATCGGCCACGACGTCTGGTCGGCCGTGACGGGTATGCCGATGCCCGCGCAGCTGCATGCCTTCGTGTCCGTAACGGGCGGCACGTACACGGCGCCGGCGACGCCCGGCGACCTCTTCTTCCACATCCGTGCCGACCGCGCCGACATGTGCTTCGAGTTCGAGAGGCTGCTGCTGCACGCGCTCGGCGGTGCGGTGACGGTCGCGGACGAAACCATCGGATTCCGCTACTTCGACTCGCGCGACCTGCTCGGTTTCGTCGACGGCACTGAGAATCCCACCGGCTCGAAGATGGCTCACTGGACGCTCGTGGGCGACGATGATCCTCCCCACGCCGGAGGCAGCTATCTCGTGGTCCAGAAGTACCTGCACGCCCTCGACGCGTGGCAGGCACTGTCCACCGAGGTCCAGGAGCAGATCATCGGTCGCACCAAGGCGGACAACGTCGAGCTCGATGACGCCACGCTGCCTCGCCCGTCGCACAAGGGGCTCACCACGATCGTCGACGCCAATGGTGAGGAGCACGACATCCTGCGCGACAACATGCCGTTCGGCCGTCCCGGTCAGGGCGAATTCGGCACGTACTTCATCGGGTACTCAAAGGATCTGTGGGTGATCGAGCAGATGCTCAGCAACATGTTCCTCGGCGACCCGGTCGGCTCCTACGATCGGATCCTCGACGTGTCGACAGCCGTGACGGGAGGCACCTTCTTCGCTCCCGCGAACGACGTGCTCGACTCGTTCGGCGATTAA
- a CDS encoding NAD(P)-dependent oxidoreductase has translation MNLSTLDASIGATTASSVVWVSGAQGKLGRAVCRQLRAVGVEVLEADLRGPTGVDLTDAGAVARSMRGASAIIHCAAIPSPEHVEPSELVRNNTMACFNALEQAWQAGVRTAVLASSGSIYGTAFSPDPLTFSAVPVDESTPLEFVDPYALTKDFTERMGEMYARRGMTVTALRLHWILSAAEAEHVAHVADDAEGAANLWGWVELEDAARACVLALHPRSGHRGYEAVVIASDETLSHTPTSDLLDRHLPTATRRRDFPDHVGGFDTSRAAGVLDWHATRSWRHH, from the coding sequence GTGAACCTCAGCACCCTTGACGCGTCAATCGGCGCGACGACTGCTTCGTCGGTGGTGTGGGTGAGCGGTGCGCAGGGCAAGCTCGGGCGAGCAGTGTGCCGGCAGCTGCGCGCCGTCGGCGTGGAGGTTCTCGAGGCTGATCTGCGAGGACCGACCGGCGTGGACCTGACCGATGCGGGGGCGGTCGCCAGGTCCATGCGCGGCGCGTCTGCGATCATCCACTGCGCGGCGATCCCGAGCCCCGAGCACGTCGAGCCCAGCGAGCTCGTTCGCAACAACACGATGGCCTGCTTCAACGCACTCGAGCAGGCGTGGCAAGCGGGGGTGCGAACCGCCGTTCTGGCATCGAGCGGGTCCATTTACGGCACCGCGTTCTCCCCTGATCCGCTCACCTTCTCCGCCGTCCCGGTCGACGAGTCGACGCCGCTCGAGTTCGTCGACCCGTATGCGCTGACAAAGGACTTCACCGAGCGGATGGGTGAGATGTACGCCCGACGCGGGATGACCGTCACGGCGCTCCGGCTGCATTGGATCCTCTCCGCGGCCGAGGCTGAGCACGTCGCCCACGTCGCCGACGACGCCGAGGGCGCGGCGAACCTGTGGGGCTGGGTCGAACTCGAGGACGCCGCCCGAGCGTGCGTGCTCGCCCTGCATCCGCGCAGCGGACACCGTGGCTACGAAGCGGTCGTCATCGCGAGCGACGAAACCCTTTCGCACACCCCCACCAGCGACTTGCTCGACCGTCACCTCCCGACCGCTACCCGCAGACGGGATTTCCCGGACCACGTCGGCGGTTTCGACACCTCGCGTGCAGCCGGCGTCCTCGACTGGCACGCAACACGCTCCTGGCGACACCACTGA
- a CDS encoding DUF998 domain-containing protein, giving the protein MSVAEIAATTPLVAGVFTVGLIAILHVLEPEYDPSWRMISEYSLGRHGWVMRLAFVTMAIGLSATCVALWPFGGPWITGLAAVALGALGAAFIDADPIMTPRADATPVGRAHTVLGVVLLAGFPAAALVAGVGVAPALGWTLVIASVVPLAGLVWFLIAAAPAHGQGGSPEIRIGWPDRFCLLAYLAWVVLAAISVLAVL; this is encoded by the coding sequence GTGAGCGTCGCTGAGATCGCCGCCACTACGCCGCTCGTCGCCGGCGTGTTCACGGTGGGGCTGATCGCGATCCTCCACGTACTCGAGCCCGAGTACGACCCGTCATGGCGGATGATCAGCGAGTATTCCCTCGGGCGACACGGGTGGGTCATGCGCCTGGCCTTCGTCACGATGGCCATAGGCCTTTCGGCGACATGCGTGGCCTTGTGGCCGTTCGGCGGTCCGTGGATCACCGGCCTTGCCGCCGTCGCCCTCGGCGCGCTCGGTGCCGCGTTCATCGACGCGGATCCGATCATGACTCCGCGTGCTGATGCCACGCCAGTGGGCAGGGCGCACACAGTGCTGGGTGTGGTGTTGCTGGCCGGTTTTCCGGCTGCCGCGCTGGTCGCGGGGGTCGGGGTGGCGCCCGCGCTCGGCTGGACGCTGGTGATCGCATCCGTTGTTCCGTTGGCCGGACTGGTGTGGTTCCTCATCGCCGCTGCCCCCGCCCACGGACAAGGCGGCTCGCCTGAGATTCGAATCGGATGGCCGGACAGATTCTGCCTTCTCGCCTACCTGGCGTGGGTGGTGCTCGCCGCTATCAGCGTTCTTGCCGTCTTGTGA